From one Leishmania panamensis strain MHOM/PA/94/PSC-1 chromosome 9 sequence genomic stretch:
- a CDS encoding hypothetical protein (TriTrypDB/GeneDB-style sysID: LpmP.09.0010) — translation MVVLNLVLLLTVMVRESAASTGSGVSNREGVLEKMLEEEMTKRREAERTIEELQKQVHLLEKEVLRLRHVYESKKNSASITTIDPQDTTLLPACNITCTENSQAALHAENDRLRQFVRRQSALIDVLRRQKVLLEASASITISARDFNKQLELHKV, via the coding sequence ATGGTGGTGTTGAATTTAGTATTACTGCTCACGGTAATGGTGCGGGAAAGCGCTGCTTCGACAGGAAGTGGTGTCTCGAATCGCGAAGGGGTGCTGGAGAAAATGCTAGAGGAGGAAATGACAAAGCGACGTGAAGCAGAGCGCACGATAGAGGAACTGCAGAAACAGGTGCacctgctggagaaggaagtTCTTCGCCTGCGACATGTCTACGAATCGAAGAAAAATTCCGCTTCCATTACGACCATTGACCCCCAAGACACTACTCTATTACCTGCTTGCAATATAACGTGTACAGAAAACAGCCAAGCTGCTCTACATGCTGAGAACGATCGGTTAAGGCAGTTTGTACGGCGACAAAGCGCTCTTATTGATGTTCTGCGCCGGCAGAAGGTTCTCCTTGAAGCCAGCGCTTCTATCACTATTTCCGCGCGCGACTTTAATAAACAGCTCGAACTTCACAAGGTCTAa
- a CDS encoding hypothetical protein (TriTrypDB/GeneDB-style sysID: LpmP.09.0030) — MASCRTGRLPMPDDPLFNPTHMHGLRHSSRLAGLGMIAVIWIMYEKLRHSHHYITYKGPENPFARIRHRRFPGGAFMFGWGNNGLNRDCGIKEFECWAGYTGKEYTY; from the coding sequence ATGGCCTCTTGCAGAACTGGCCGGCTTCCGATGCCGGACGATCCGCTTTTCAATCCGACGCACATGCACGGTttgcgccacagcagccgacTTGCTGGCCTTGGTATGATTGCTGTGATTTGGATTATGTACGAGAAGCTGCGCCACTCGCATCACTACATTACTTACAAGGGCCCCGAGAACCCTTTTGCACGTATTCGTCATCGTCGCTTCCCTGGTGGTGCGTTCATGTTCGGCTGGGGTAACAATGGATTGAACCGTGATTGTGGTATCAAAGAATTCGAGTGCTGGGCTGGTTACACTGGTAAGGAATACACATACTAA
- a CDS encoding hypothetical protein (TriTrypDB/GeneDB-style sysID: LpmP.09.0020) — protein MACVTGDDTGIIKIWDISKSSGATLKFAFGEQSRKRAIMGMCWQDSSTSSVAFSSNDGVLSVLDVNDQVITSSAKVNCVAGLPNAMSFVKGKLFLVSKDGVANVFSSDLTASSSFVGNGPIDTLHIHRKFGMVAMGGRENDLRVYDLALETIEIPVFKARNVQDHILDAPYPVFVTGVCIVNPYVFATCTAYHQVRFYDRRSNDRPVQEFEISREIERRPTTMMQWNTNKFLIGEASGDVHLYDTRRGFSSRAKLRGGVGSVRCMSKHPAGHQILGVTGLDRKARLYHVPTGKLLLSIYVKQKANCLLLDKQLPMRDNVASFSAIVNTKQPEKANTLGDAIWDDMDPVLDDLDEKRTVVDAGTENRRKVQRKE, from the coding sequence ATGGCCTGTGTTACCGGAGATGATACTGGTATTATTAAAATATGGGACATCTCAaaaagcagcggtgcgacGCTCAAATTCGCTTTTGGGGAGCAGAGCCGGAAACGAGCCATCATGGGCATGTGTTGGCAAGATAGTAGCACCTCGTCTGTAGCCTTCTCTTCCAATGACGGCGTGCTCTCTGTGCTTGACGTAAACGATCAAGTGATCACTTCTTCTGCGAAGGTGAATTGTGTTGCAGGCTTACCAAACGCCATGTCGTTTGTGAAGGGCAAACTTTTTCTTGTTTCGAAGGATGGTGTGGCTAACGTTTTCAGTAGTGATCTCACAGCATCTAGCTCTTTTGTGGGTAATGGACCGATCGATACGTTGCATATTCACCGTAAATTTGGGATGGTTGCGATGGGTGGCAGAGAGAATGATCTACGTGTCTACGACTTAGCTTTGGAGACCATTGAGATCCCTGTTTTCAAGGCGCGAAACGTTCAAGACCACATTTTAGATGCACCATACCCGGTGTTCGTGACGGGTGTGTGTATTGTGAACCCGTATGTTTTTGCAACGTGCACTGCATATCACCAGGTAAGATTTTACGACCGGCGTTCGAATGACCGACCAGTGCAGGAATTTGAGATCAGTCGTGAAATCGAACGACGTCCAACGACGATGATGCAGTGGAATACAAACAAGTTTCTGATTGGTGAAGCCAGTGGTGACGTTCACTTATATGACACTCGGCGCGGTTTCAGCTCCCGCGCCAAACTGCGTGGCGGTGTCGGTAGTGTAAGGTGCATGTCTAAGCATCCTGCTGGCCATCAAATTCTAGGTGTCACAGGCTTGGACCGCAAAGCTCGGCTTTACCACGTACCGACAGGAAAGCTGCTTCTCTCAATTTATGTCAAGCAGAAGGCTAATTGTCTGCTTCTGGACAAGCAGCTCCCAATGAGAGATAATGTTGCGTCCTTCAGCGCTATTGTGAACACGAAGCAGCCCGAAAAGGCAAATACTTTAGGAGATGCTATTTGGGATGATATGGACCCAGTGCTGGACGATCTCGATGAAAAACGTACTGTAGTGGACGCAGGTACTGAGAACAGGCGTAAAGTTCAGCGAAAAGAGTAA
- a CDS encoding hypothetical protein (TriTrypDB/GeneDB-style sysID: LpmP.09.0040), protein MFFLVFLLVLPFRVPCSLSESMDAKEFVRCFPKSAFSAKLVSSLESTEQRDSVVSLIDDAVYCDSWEAYFDFAERNNVAITENVALAAVQAVGLDPLSAPLWVKAAACCESLESRKSLYEFGLSVPLYGWQQLFEEYRRCTDGHEGGDALSETECQRVSNVLATEKWPDRYAKFDTDAEAEGIRRAWLDLISSMLTSLDATAIARDLQLRRIELAMRQMCAQLPGDDSCWYQHALFQLRMLEDAEGAKKTVASGIAATGTSFALENIACVVDGILSVSNSSSASAADLLTATEALVQQRRAAEELTSNGVTKDRLRALRSVGKAAAQQGLGDWKIFSQWRTAEDMAAHDTRMAAKVLENGMICCSHFPSDALLLGSEAAQYHLLQRHEREALGYAEQQIEQQALLHHRGKIMASWNSLVRIENFLGLSFSKAAKRRAELFPQNRIATFMESCRVGDYLPCDKSAFQWIRFVEDYRVDKASVEETPFHGIVPPRNKAVAVKRGLQVECETPDDSQWIPLVPPPSCLPSREEENPDDVTGARELRGKLVYRVKVDARTAARCQREKTTRYHSKTGEEAVERGGALGALMRRVRPVNLTVGQTKRLQSVSADWIVHVLTVSELDLERMLKERTERQANRGNPV, encoded by the coding sequence ATGTTTTtccttgtttttctcttggTTCTCCCTTTCCGTGTGCCTTGCAGCCTTTCAGAATCCATGGACGCAAAGGAATTTGTTCGGTGCTTTCCAAAGTCGGCTTTCAGCGCCAAGCTTGTTTCGTCTTTGGAAAGCACGGAGCAGCGGGATTCTGTTGTGTCACTCATCGACGATGCCGTCTACTGTGACTCCTGGGAGGCGTACTTCGACTTCGCTGAGCGCAACAATGTTGCCATTACGGAGAATGTGGCGTtggcggcagtgcaggcAGTTGGACTAGATCCACTCAGCGCCCCCTTGTGGGTAAAagccgctgcctgctgcgAATCACTAGAGTCGCGGAAGAGCCTGTATGAGTTTGGTCTCTCCGTTCCTTTGTATGGATGGCAGCAACTCTTCGAAGAATATCGTCGATGCACTGATGGCCATGAGGGCGGTGACGCCCTTTCAGAGACCGAATGCCAGCGTGTATCGAATGTCTTGGCGACAGAAAAGTGGCCAGACCGCTACGCCAAGTTTGACACCGACGCCGAGGCAGAGGGCATCCGGCGTGCTTGGCTGGACCTTATTTCTTCTATGCTGACGAGTCTGGACGCCACAGCCATTGCCAGGGACCTACAGTTGCGGCGAATCGAGTTGGCGATGCGTCAAATGTGCGCTCAGTTGCCAGGGGATGACTCGTGCTGGTACCAGCATGCCCTCTTCCAACTTCGCATGTTGGAGGATGCCGAGGGCGCTAAGAAAACTGTTGCGAGCGGGATAGCTGCAACAGGAACGTCGTTCGCGTTAGAAAACATCGCCTGCGTCGTTGATGGTATTCTTAGTGttagcaacagcagcagcgcctcggccgcTGATCTTCTCACTGCCACAGAGGCGCTggtacagcagcgccgagctGCAGAGGAATTGACGTCAAATGGGGTTACAAAAGACCGGCTGCGTGCTTTACGCTCTGTAGGAAAAGCCGCCGCTCAGCAAGGGCTTGGTGATTGGAAGATCTTCTCGCAATGGCGAACCGCGGAGGATATGGCAGCCCATGACACAAGAATGGCTGCCAAGGTGCTGGAGAACGGCATGATCTGCTGCTCGCACTTTCCCAGTGATGCCCTCCTGTTGGGtagcgaggcggcgcagtacCACCTCTTGCAGCGTCACGAGCGCGAAGCGCTGGGATACGCGGAGCAGCAGATTGAGCAGCAAGCTCTGCTGCATCACCGCGGCAAAATCATGGCATCGTGGAACAGTCTCGTGCGTATTGAGAACTTTCTTGGCCTGAGTTTTTCGAAGGCGGCGAAGCGGCGTGCAGAGCTGTTTCCGCAGAATCGTATTGCCACGTTCATGGAGAGCTGCAGGGTGGGAGACTACTTGCCGTGCGACAAGAGTGCCTTTCAGTGGATCCGTTTCGTGGAGGACTACCGGGTGGACAAGGCGTCTGTTGAGGAGACACCGTTTCATGGAATCGTGCCCCCGCGAAacaaggcggtggcggtgaaacGTGGGCTCCAGGTGGAGTGCGAGACCCCTGACGACTCGCAGTGGATACCACTTGTGCCGCCGCCCAGCTGCCTGCCTTCTCGCGAAGAAGAGAATCCTGACGATGTTACCGGGGCCCGAGAACTGCGCGGAAAGCTCGTGTATCGCGTGAAAGTGGACGCGCGGACCGCGGCACGGTgtcagagagaaaaaacaacGAGGTACCACTCCAAAACGGGAGAAGAGGCCGTTgaacgcggcggcgctctcggGGCACTGATGCGACGTGTCCGTCCAGTGAATCTTACGGTTGGCCAAACGAAGCGGTTGCAGTCGGTCTCCGCTGATTGGATTGTCCACGTGCTGACCGTTTCAGAGCTCGATTTGGAGCGTATGCTCAAGGAACGCACCGAGCGACAAGCGAACCGCGGCAATCCCGTGTGA